The genomic region AGTCACCGCAAGCGACGGTCATACCCGGCTGGGTCACGCCTTCTTCCGGGCCAACAATGTGGATCACGCCCTGTTCGCAGGTCTTGGGGCCAAAGAACTTGATGCCGTTGGATTCGGTGTTCTTTTCGATATGGGAGAACATTTCTTCGGAAATGCCGTCCTGGAGGGGGCGGTTACGTTCCGGGAAAGTGGTGGGAATAATGTGGTCAACGGTAGCGAAGGTGCGTTCGGGGAACAGCACCTTGGTGCCTTCTTCACGAAGGGAAGCGAAAGCCTGGGGGCTGGTCACTTCGTGGCAGAGGTGGAGACCGATGAAAAGCTGGCACTGGCCGCTGGGAAGCTTAGCAACAGTGTGGCTTTCGAAAATTTTCTGGTATAATGATTTTCCCATAGTGTGTCTCGTTTGTTTGCGAGTCCGCCCAAGGCAGGCTCATTAAAAAATTTGCCGTTCAAATATAACAATTTCAAAATGTGACGCGGGTCATATTGTGCGTTTAAGGTGTTGTGTGCGGTACATCATATTGCTTACAAATGTGTACAGTAAATGGTTGAAAAAGGGGGAAAACCTTTATATTATGTATGTATATTGGCTAAAAAACAAGGAAAAATCATGAAGTATTCCCATATCCTTTTGGCTACAATGGTCTCCTCCTTCGGACTGATGGCTTGTGGTGACGACAAGCCGTCCAATCCGGACAATGGTGATAACCTTGGCTCCATCAGCAGCTCCTCCGTAATCGGTGGCGGTGATGTTTCCGTCCCGGGACTGAGCTCCAGCGCAATTGCTGTTGAACCCGAAGAAGATATTACCCAGAAGCCTATTTCTGGCGATGAAAAGCAGCCCGATGGCTCTGAATCTGTGAACTCCCTGGCCTTTAACATCAGCGGTGTTGCTGAAGGCCCCTTCAAGAGCGGTGCAAAGGTCAGTGTTGCTTCTGTAAACGCAACTACTATGCTTGAAACTCCGGGCGCAGGCTCCGGTACCGTCAGCAGCAACCTGGGTGCCTATTCCGTTCAGGGAACCCTCACTTCTGCAATTGCAGGCGTTACCGTTAGCGGTAGCTACCTGGACTACACCTACGACGAAGCAAAGACTTCTTCCGGCCTTAAGCTTTTGACCGACCTTCGCGAACGCAAGAAGGCTAACGTCAACGTGCTTACCCATTTGGAATACGACCGCGTCAAGAGCCTCATCACAACATCTGGCCTCAGCTTTACCGCTGCTAAGGTCCGTGCCGAGAAGGAAGTTCTCGCAGCCCTCGGTTTCAAGGCTGACTCCACCTTGTTTGAAGATATTTCCTTCTACGACCAGAGTCTTGCCGCTACGAACCTCTTGGCAATCACCACCATCTTGCTGAACGAACATTCCGCTGCCGAAGTGGAATCCTTCCTTACTGCAATTGCTGCAGACATCGCTCTCGATGGCAAGTGGGATGACGAAGCCCTCCGTGCTTCTTTGGCCGACATGGCTTACAACATGGATATCGGTTACCCGACTTCCGTTCTTACCTCCCTCAACAAGGGTGCCGACATTGAATACTTCAAGGGCCCTGTTGAACGCTTCTGGGCAGCCCAGTATAATCTTGGTAGCTGCTCTCCCGCAAACGAAGGCGATGTGAAGGTCAACGGCAATTCCTACAGTGAAAACCAGGGCATGACCTTTATCTGCCAGGATTCTGCATGGCAGGAAGCTACTCCCGCACAGATCGCCAATATCTATGCAACCACTTTGTTCGGTGCATGTAACGACGCCTTGATCGGAACCATGAAGGAAAGCAACGGTACTACTTATCTCTGTAAGGGTACTGTCTGGAAGGTTGCCGATGCAGACGATATGAAGAGTGCTGAAATCGCCGCCACCAATGGTGCCTGCAACGCTGCAAATATCGGTAAGGTTGCTTCTAGCGGCGGTAGCTATTACATGTGCCTCTCCGGTTCCTGGACTAAGCTCACCGCTACTCCCATTGACTACTCCAAGGGCCGCGCCATGAACAAGAAACTCGGCCGTGGTATGAACTTCGGTAACTCCTGGGATTCCCCGGGCGACGGCGACGGTGCATGGAGCAACCCCATTAGCGATGGCGACTTTGCCGCTGTTGCAAAGCAAGGCTTCAATTCCGTGCGTATTCCGGTCCGTTGGTACACCGGTATGAACAACAAGCTTAGCGGTGTGAAGGCTGACGTTCAGTTGGCTATCAACGCAGGCCTCACTGTGATCGTCAATAGCCATCACAATGAACCGATTTACGAAGCTGCAAAGAATGGTTCCTTGACCACCAAGCTGAACGACTTCAAGAACGAATGGAAGCAGATTGCTCAGACTTTCGACTCCTTCCCGGATGACGCCGTCGTGTTCGAAATCTTCAATGAACCCCACGACATGACCCAGGATCAAGTAAACCAGATCATGACCGCTGGCTACGAAGCAATTCGTTCCGTGTCTAAGGGCAAGACCATCATGTTCGAATCCAATGGCTATGCCAAGTTCGCCATGATTCCGAAGCTGAAGCTCCCGAATGACGGCAACATTATCGTCACTGGCCATTACTACGAACCCTACTCCTTCTCTCATCAGGGTCACGGCTACGACTGTAACGGCAATGCAAACGATGGTATCAGCGCAATGCCGGGCCACTTCGCAAGCTACTTCGAAGACATCGCCAAGGCATACCCGGATATCAACGGCGGCACCGTTCCCATGAACATGGGTGAATTCGGTGTTGCAAACAAGGGTAGCTGCTCCGCTGTTTCCGATACCAAGCGTGATGCATGGACCGACGCTGTCCTTGCCCAGGCTGAAAAGTACGGCATGAGCTGGCATTACTGGTGCTACAAGAACTGCGGTGGCTTCGAAGCTTCCAATGGTAGCAGCTGGTATGGCAACATGCTCAACATCTTCAAGAAGTACATGAAGTAATTCTTTAAGGCAAGAAATTGAAAGGCCGCAGAGACGATCTGCGGTCTTCTTTTATGGGTTGGCGGACTCGTGATGTGTGGGGCTGCCATGCAAAATAAAAAAGGCCTGCGCTTTGGACGCAGGCTTTTTTTCTTTAATTTTTTTTCGAGGATTAGAACTTTTCGATTTCGGTATCGAACTGGTACTTTTCCTTGTAGTAGGAAAGCATGTCGCTGGGACCGGAGAACGATGCTGCACGGACTGCGTCGCGAACGTCAGGATTCTGGCGGGACATTTCGAGAATCTTTTCGTCGATGACCTTGAACATCAAGGTGTTTGCGGCCATGGCAACGTGATTCTGGTTGAAGTTCAGGCCGTAGCGGCGTTCCAGCATCTGGAACAGTTCTGCCTGGCAGTTGGTTTCAGGAGGATTCTTCTTTGCGACAGGCATGTAGCAGTTGTCGATGTATTCCTGCTTGAGTTCTACGATGGTGCTGTCAATTGCGGGAATGCTCTTGCCCGGTTCGTGGCTTGCCAATTCAGATTTCGGGGTGACGATTCCGGAGCATCCGGTGAGAAGGGTTGCGGTCATGGTTGCGAACGCCAAAACACTAAACTTCATTTATTTTTCCTTTTGATTAACCCGTTATTGACCAAATCCCTAATTCCACTACAAAGTTATTTAATTGTTGTTTTCTTGGCGAGATTTAGAACGTAACATTTCGCTTACAAAGCGCTTAAATTAAGTAAAATTTCGCTTTTTTCAGGGTGTTTTGCAACATTACGTGAGGGGGGTCACAACGAAAAAATGTTGTGGGAAAAACAACGCTACGGGCTGCTTGGCTTGAACATGTAGAACCACTGAATCGGGTCTATTACGTTGTACTTAACGTTGCCGATTCTCTTGGTTCCCTTCTTGTCGATGAGGCCTGTAACCACGTGTGCGTGGGGGCCTGTGGTGTGGCCTGTGGTGCCAACAGTTGCAATGGGGTCGCCTGCCATGACTTCCTGGCCGTCGAGGTAAAGAAGCTTGTCGCAGTGCATGAACAAAATGACGTCTTTTTCGCGGACAAGGCCGATGATCACGCCACCCCGTTCGTCGCGGCTAGTCCAGGCCTTTGCAGCAAAGGGGGCGAGGATGCGTGCGCCTTGGCGGCTTGCAAGGTCGATACCGTTGTGCTGACGGTCTACCGCCGTGGCGTTGGCGTGATAGAATTCTGTAAGGTAGCTTACGCTGTCGGAAACGATGGATGTCCAGTATTTCCAGGCGGCACCGATGGAGTCTGCCGCGGTCTTTTCGAAAAAGTCCGGGCGGGAGAACTTGATGATGGTGCCTTCGGGAGGAATGTTGAAGTTTTCCTTTTTCCAGGCGTTTTGTGTGTAGCCGTTTTCTTCCAGGGTGACGTCTACATACTGGCGGATCATGCGCTCGTTGGTGATGAGGGCGTTGAATCGTCCGATGGCGTAACGTGCGATACGTTGTACGCTTTCCTTGCCGTCGAAGGTGTATTCAAAGGACGGAGCCACTGCGATCTTGTCGCGTTCGTGCCTGCGGTCGCGAAGGTTGGAGAGACCGGGGTCCACCTTCGTCACAAAGAAGAAGGGGAGGGCGATGGCGATTATCAGGAACAGCGGGAATGCCTTTCGGAAAACCTTGGAGATTCCGTCGAGAGGATTCTTGGTAAGGATGCCGATCTTGTGGAGGTTCTCCACGATTCTTGCAAACGCCTTGGGATCCTTGCGCCAGTTGCACCTGCGGATTTCCTTGTAGAAGGATTCGCTCCTTGCCACAGCTTTTGCCGCACGCGGAAAGCGTTTCCTGTTAGGAGCCGTGGGCAACAGCCAGAGCACGGGTGCCTTCTGCAGGCTGGGGGCGTCCTGAAGGTAGATGGAGGCGTCTTCCACGCTGTCGCCGTCTACAATCAGTAGGCGCGCGGCAAGCATGATGCGGGACGCTTCCTCTTCTGTAATTTCGGAAGGCAGGATGCCGATAACCTGCGGGGCCACCTTCTTGATGAGCTGCAGGTTGTGGTAGAAGTTTCTGAACTGGTCGTCGTTCTGGGGGAGGGCCTTGCCTCCGGTAATGATCCAGCTGGAATCGGATGCTGCGAACTTGTCGATGGTTTCCTTTTCTAACAAATTATTGAAGAGGAAATCCGTGGTGAATTCTGCATTTCCCTTGAAATGATTCTTGCCGGAAAAGTCCACAATAACAAAACGTGCGCCGACGTTCATCGCCAGCGCAAAGTTTTGCAAGGTCTCCAGAGGAATATCCGATTCGCCGGGGAAGGCGAAAAGGGTTAGACCGCCTTGCTTGAACAAGTAGTCCAGAACCTTTTTCTGCATCTACTCAGCCGCAGTTAGAATTATGCCTTCTGGGTGCCGCGGGGGTAGGTGAAGCCAGAAGGAGGAGCTGCTACGAACTTGTCGATCTGCAGGTAGAGTTCTTCGGCAGATGCGGACGGGTTGAAGTAGATTTCCTGGTTGCGGTTCTGGGTACGGCCCTTGAGGGGTTCGCTACGGCGAGAACGGCTTACGACACCGAGGGGGAGCACTTCCAAAAGCGGAAGCAGGTTGAAATAGCGGAACAAGCTGAAGTTCTTCTGCCAGGTGGAACGTTCTGCCAGGACAGCGAAGGTACCGTCGAAGATAGCCTTGGACTGGAGAAGTTCATCGGAAGTCATGGTGACCAATTCGTGATTGGTGGGGAAGTTGTTCACGAAGTTGACCATGTCGCCCTTGAGATAGTTGGCGTCGCAGAGGAAAACAAATTTCATTTCTATACCCGTTTTTGAGATTTTTTGTTGTTTTTCAAAGATAATTCATTTTTTGGGGCTTGTCAGTGATTTTGGGGGTGTGGAAAGGGGTGGACTGGCCAAAAAACGTAGATTTTGCAAAAAATTTACATTCATTTTTCTTGATGCGCGTAACTCATTGAATATCAACGACTTACGTATTTTAAACGGAAAATTTTGGAAACAAAGTGGCGATTTTTGTAGTAAAAACGCAAGTTTTTGTAAAAATTGTGATTTAAATCATTATATTTGAGCCTATAAAACACGCAGAACCACTAGCGTGCTTTGATGATTTTTTAAAGCAAAAGTGGATAGATGTATTTATGGGAGATCATAAATGAAACGTAAAAATTGGTCTGTAACGGCTCTCCTTGCTTCTGCAGGGTTGCTGGCAACCTGGGGTATCGCCCAGGAATCCGGCGATGTTCCGGCCGTTGAAAACGAAGCTCCGTCCGTCAATGGTATTCCGGGAGAATCCATCGACGAAGGCGGCAAGTTTGCACCGATCAAGCTGGACCAGTACGTGTCTGACGACATGGACAAGCCGGCCCAGTTGAAGTGGTCTGTTTCTGGCAACAAGAAACTCAAGGTGACCATTACTCCGGATCGCATTGCAAAGATTGAAGTTCCCGATCAGTACTGGAACGGTAACGAAGACATTACCTTCGCTGCAACCGACTCCAAGGGCGCTATCGGTTCCGAAACCGTGAACTTCAACGTGGAGTCCGTGAACAATCCGCCGGTGGTGGCTCAGATCCCTGACCAGACCATTGACGAAGGCAAGCAGTTCACCAAGATCCGTCTTGACGACTTTGTTACCGACCCCGATCATCCCAAGAACCAGATGCTCTGGGAATTCGACATCCAACCGGTGGGCAAGGATCAGGCCGAAGGCGACCTGAACGTTGAAATTGACCCGAACCGCGTTGCAACCGTCGTTATCCCCGACACCAACTGGTACGGTACCGCTAAGATCAAGTTCACCGCAACCGATGGTGAATACGCTAGCGATTCCAAGACCGCTCTCTTCACCGTCAAGTCTATCAATGACGCTCCGGTTCTCCAGAAGATCCCCAGCCAGACCATTGAAGAAAAGAACGAATTCGAATCCATCAGCCTCACTGACTTTGTCAGCGACGTTGACGACGATCCGGCAAAGATCAAGTGGACCGTCGAAGGCGGCAAGGACCTGAAGATCGATATCGACAAGTACGGTACCGCAAACATCAAGATTCCGAACGAATTCTGGAACGGTTCCGAAACCTTCACCTTCACAGCTACCGACCCGGCCGGCGCTTCCGTAAGCACCAAGGCTACCTTCACTGTGAAGTCCATCAACGACCCGCCGGAATTTGTACAGGATGTTCCTGAACAGACCATCGACGAAAAGCAGTCCTTCAAGCCCATTGAACTGGACAAGCTGGTCAAGGATCCGGACCACTCTTTCGAACAACTTAAGTGGACCGTTTCCGGCAACAAGGACCTCAAGGTTGTCTTCAGCGGCAAGACCGCCAATATCCAGATTCCGAACAAACTCTGGAACGGTTACGAATCCCTGAAGTTCAAGGTTTGCGACCCGGCTGGCGCATGCGCTGAATCCGAAAATACCTTCACCGTCAACTCTGTGAACGACGTGCCTGCATTCGTGAAGGCAATCCCGAACCAGAACATCGACGAAAAGAAGCAGTTCGCCAAGATCCGTCTCGACGAATTCGTGAAGGATGCCGACCATAAGAATTCCGAACTCTCCTGGGATGCCGAAGTCAAGCACCAGGGCAAGGAACCGGAATCCGGTACCCTCAACG from Fibrobacter sp. harbors:
- a CDS encoding glycoside hydrolase family 5 protein: MKYSHILLATMVSSFGLMACGDDKPSNPDNGDNLGSISSSSVIGGGDVSVPGLSSSAIAVEPEEDITQKPISGDEKQPDGSESVNSLAFNISGVAEGPFKSGAKVSVASVNATTMLETPGAGSGTVSSNLGAYSVQGTLTSAIAGVTVSGSYLDYTYDEAKTSSGLKLLTDLRERKKANVNVLTHLEYDRVKSLITTSGLSFTAAKVRAEKEVLAALGFKADSTLFEDISFYDQSLAATNLLAITTILLNEHSAAEVESFLTAIAADIALDGKWDDEALRASLADMAYNMDIGYPTSVLTSLNKGADIEYFKGPVERFWAAQYNLGSCSPANEGDVKVNGNSYSENQGMTFICQDSAWQEATPAQIANIYATTLFGACNDALIGTMKESNGTTYLCKGTVWKVADADDMKSAEIAATNGACNAANIGKVASSGGSYYMCLSGSWTKLTATPIDYSKGRAMNKKLGRGMNFGNSWDSPGDGDGAWSNPISDGDFAAVAKQGFNSVRIPVRWYTGMNNKLSGVKADVQLAINAGLTVIVNSHHNEPIYEAAKNGSLTTKLNDFKNEWKQIAQTFDSFPDDAVVFEIFNEPHDMTQDQVNQIMTAGYEAIRSVSKGKTIMFESNGYAKFAMIPKLKLPNDGNIIVTGHYYEPYSFSHQGHGYDCNGNANDGISAMPGHFASYFEDIAKAYPDINGGTVPMNMGEFGVANKGSCSAVSDTKRDAWTDAVLAQAEKYGMSWHYWCYKNCGGFEASNGSSWYGNMLNIFKKYMK
- a CDS encoding aconitase family protein, translating into MGKSLYQKIFESHTVAKLPSGQCQLFIGLHLCHEVTSPQAFASLREEGTKVLFPERTFATVDHIIPTTFPERNRPLQDGISEEMFSHIEKNTESNGIKFFGPKTCEQGVIHIVGPEEGVTQPGMTVACGD
- a CDS encoding M23 family metallopeptidase, which encodes MQKKVLDYLFKQGGLTLFAFPGESDIPLETLQNFALAMNVGARFVIVDFSGKNHFKGNAEFTTDFLFNNLLEKETIDKFAASDSSWIITGGKALPQNDDQFRNFYHNLQLIKKVAPQVIGILPSEITEEEASRIMLAARLLIVDGDSVEDASIYLQDAPSLQKAPVLWLLPTAPNRKRFPRAAKAVARSESFYKEIRRCNWRKDPKAFARIVENLHKIGILTKNPLDGISKVFRKAFPLFLIIAIALPFFFVTKVDPGLSNLRDRRHERDKIAVAPSFEYTFDGKESVQRIARYAIGRFNALITNERMIRQYVDVTLEENGYTQNAWKKENFNIPPEGTIIKFSRPDFFEKTAADSIGAAWKYWTSIVSDSVSYLTEFYHANATAVDRQHNGIDLASRQGARILAPFAAKAWTSRDERGGVIIGLVREKDVILFMHCDKLLYLDGQEVMAGDPIATVGTTGHTTGPHAHVVTGLIDKKGTKRIGNVKYNVIDPIQWFYMFKPSSP